The proteins below come from a single Microbacterium sp. SLBN-154 genomic window:
- a CDS encoding carbohydrate ABC transporter permease, producing the protein MSVAELRTLAKDRRSGRRASGQRHPDNRAALFFLAPFILGALALTIGPIVGSLYLSFTDYNLLQDPEWVGLANYERMLTDARLHNSLVVTFTYVFVGVPLQLGVALGLAVLLDKGLRGLPFYRSAFYLPSLLGASVAIAMLWRLIFGSEGLLNSLLGVVGIQTDTSWIGNPDTSLMTIILLHVWMFGSPMVIFLAGLRQIPGELYEAAAVDGAGPWSRFRAITLPLLTPIIFFNLVLAVINSFSAFTQAFIVSGGTGGPTDSLLFFSLYLYQEGFGAFRMGYASALAWLLLIIIGVLTAVNFWLSKYWVHYDD; encoded by the coding sequence ATGAGCGTCGCGGAGCTGCGAACGCTGGCGAAGGACCGCAGAAGCGGCCGCCGGGCATCCGGTCAGCGTCACCCCGACAACCGGGCGGCACTTTTCTTCCTTGCACCGTTCATCCTCGGAGCGCTGGCGTTGACGATCGGACCGATCGTCGGGTCGCTGTACCTGTCGTTCACCGACTACAACCTCCTCCAGGACCCCGAGTGGGTGGGGCTGGCGAATTACGAGCGGATGCTGACGGATGCGCGTCTGCACAATTCGCTTGTCGTCACCTTCACCTACGTCTTCGTCGGTGTGCCGCTGCAGCTTGGAGTCGCGCTCGGGCTGGCGGTCCTGCTCGACAAGGGCTTGCGGGGGTTGCCGTTCTATCGGTCGGCGTTCTATCTGCCCAGTCTTCTCGGTGCCTCCGTCGCGATCGCGATGCTGTGGCGCCTCATCTTCGGCAGCGAGGGTCTTCTGAACTCTTTGCTCGGCGTCGTCGGTATCCAGACCGACACCAGCTGGATCGGTAACCCCGACACATCGCTGATGACCATCATCCTGTTGCACGTATGGATGTTCGGCTCACCGATGGTGATCTTCCTCGCGGGACTTCGCCAGATACCCGGTGAGCTCTACGAGGCCGCCGCCGTCGACGGCGCCGGACCGTGGAGCCGGTTCCGGGCGATCACTCTCCCGCTGCTCACTCCGATCATCTTCTTCAACCTCGTGCTTGCGGTGATCAATTCTTTCAGCGCCTTCACTCAAGCATTCATCGTCTCGGGCGGAACCGGTGGCCCGACGGATTCGCTGCTGTTCTTCTCGCTCTACCTGTACCAGGAGGGCTTCGGCGCCTTCCGAATGGGCTACGCCTCGGCCTTGGCCTGGCTGCTGCTGATCATCATCGGCGTCCTGACCGCCGTGAATTTCTGGCTCTCGAAGTATTGGGTTCACTATGACGATTGA
- a CDS encoding LacI family DNA-binding transcriptional regulator, protein MAGRPTSRDVARLAGVTQATVSYALSGKGSISPETRDRVKAAARELGYQPNLAARAMRTRRTGRIAVVMGIPIYNPVQMLAGAGAAAADAGFVMEVHSVDGTIDERSQRIVELAGSGQYEGVLSFVPASDSAPGAIPPDVGFVVAASFDEAMHSAGELADASPVASLITRLADWGHTRFLHVAGERGFASADSRAQVFQETVAHLGLENLGVVGHAWTGEAGLEAIRSLPASARPLAVVAANDLVAVGAMRGAAERGWKITHDISVTGWDNYDVGRFLWPALTTVDNNRAEAGRHAMRRLIALLRKADNEVLPAEPPRGQIIWRESTGPPRW, encoded by the coding sequence ATGGCCGGCCGGCCGACAAGTCGGGATGTCGCACGACTCGCCGGGGTCACGCAGGCCACTGTGTCGTATGCGCTGAGCGGCAAGGGCTCCATCTCGCCCGAGACGCGGGACCGAGTTAAGGCCGCCGCCCGGGAGCTGGGCTATCAGCCCAACCTCGCGGCGCGGGCGATGCGGACCAGACGAACCGGCAGGATCGCCGTCGTCATGGGCATTCCGATCTACAACCCGGTCCAGATGCTCGCGGGTGCGGGAGCTGCTGCGGCCGACGCAGGATTCGTCATGGAAGTCCACAGCGTCGACGGCACCATCGACGAACGCAGCCAGCGCATTGTGGAGCTCGCCGGGTCGGGGCAGTACGAGGGCGTGCTTTCCTTCGTCCCGGCTTCCGACAGCGCGCCTGGCGCCATCCCTCCTGACGTCGGGTTCGTCGTCGCGGCGAGTTTCGACGAAGCGATGCACTCCGCCGGCGAGCTGGCCGATGCGAGCCCGGTGGCCTCGCTCATCACACGGCTCGCAGACTGGGGCCACACACGATTCCTCCATGTGGCCGGTGAGCGGGGTTTCGCCTCCGCCGACAGCCGAGCGCAGGTGTTCCAGGAAACAGTTGCGCACCTTGGACTGGAGAACCTTGGGGTGGTCGGTCACGCCTGGACCGGAGAAGCGGGACTCGAGGCGATCCGCTCCCTTCCCGCTTCCGCCCGGCCGCTCGCCGTCGTCGCTGCGAATGACCTCGTCGCCGTCGGAGCGATGCGCGGCGCAGCGGAGCGGGGCTGGAAGATCACGCACGACATCAGCGTGACCGGATGGGACAACTACGACGTGGGGCGGTTCCTCTGGCCGGCGCTGACCACGGTCGACAACAATCGCGCCGAGGCAGGAAGGCATGCGATGCGCCGATTGATCGCGCTGCTCCGCAAGGCCGATAACGAAGTCTTGCCCGCCGAGCCTCCCCGCGGCCAGATCATCTGGCGCGAATCCACCGGCCCGCCGCGCTGGTGA
- a CDS encoding LacI family DNA-binding transcriptional regulator, with product MATVHDVAALAGVSIATVSRALREPHRVSDATRERVMSAVRATEYSPNRSAIGLRTGRTGSIALVVPDVTNPYFSALTRGAQAAARESGFGLFVVDTQESTQLERAEITSIRSHVDGVLLASARLSDDELEDLVDSPTPIVLLNRLPRPHWPVAGSVVIDESAGARLAMDHLHALGHRAIAYVGGPANAWSEVQRRRAMERAASAYPDLSLVTMRVESPDASGGRALGPAALADGPTAVVAFNDLVALGLMSDWAERGVSVPGDVSLLGHDNTFTTGLSNPHLSSIGVDPMIFGAHAIDALAEAVVRKRRMRTPGSVVSLPPTLHSRESTAQAARGGGDGGI from the coding sequence ATGGCTACCGTTCACGACGTCGCTGCGCTTGCCGGTGTGTCGATCGCAACCGTCTCGCGTGCGCTGCGTGAACCCCATCGGGTCTCGGACGCGACGAGAGAGCGGGTCATGTCCGCGGTGCGTGCAACGGAGTACTCACCGAATCGCTCGGCGATCGGCCTTCGCACGGGGCGGACCGGGTCGATCGCCCTCGTCGTGCCGGATGTCACGAATCCCTATTTCTCGGCTCTCACGAGAGGAGCGCAAGCAGCGGCCCGGGAGTCCGGCTTCGGGCTCTTCGTCGTCGACACACAGGAGTCCACGCAGCTCGAGCGAGCCGAGATCACCAGCATCCGGTCACACGTCGATGGCGTGCTGCTGGCGTCAGCGCGGTTGTCCGATGACGAACTCGAAGATCTCGTCGACAGCCCGACGCCCATCGTGCTCCTCAATCGTCTTCCCCGGCCCCACTGGCCTGTGGCGGGATCAGTAGTGATCGACGAGTCTGCCGGCGCGCGATTGGCGATGGACCATCTGCATGCCCTCGGTCACCGGGCGATCGCCTATGTGGGTGGACCGGCGAATGCATGGTCGGAGGTGCAACGGCGCCGAGCGATGGAGCGTGCCGCCTCGGCCTACCCGGATCTGTCTCTCGTCACCATGCGGGTGGAGTCTCCGGACGCGTCGGGCGGCAGGGCGCTCGGGCCGGCGGCTCTCGCAGACGGCCCGACGGCAGTCGTCGCATTCAACGATCTCGTCGCACTGGGGCTGATGTCGGACTGGGCCGAGAGAGGAGTCTCCGTGCCCGGCGACGTGAGCTTGCTCGGGCACGACAACACGTTCACGACGGGTCTGTCGAATCCCCATCTCTCGAGCATCGGCGTCGACCCCATGATCTTCGGCGCTCACGCGATCGATGCTCTCGCCGAAGCCGTCGTCCGCAAGCGACGGATGAGAACGCCCGGCTCCGTCGTATCCTTGCCGCCGACGCTGCACTCGCGGGAATCCACCGCGCAAGCCGCAAGAGGTGGCGGAGACGGAGGGATTTGA
- a CDS encoding LCP family protein → MSQTSRAGARGRKTVARHGRLRSPHPFASLMKMLGIVVAVVLVSGLGVSAYAYYDLTTSFASDAVELEGQGSVPPDIGAIEGGVNLLLVGTDECEPEYAYLFGDRCTGPDAEGQLNDVNMLLHISDNPRRVTVISFPRDLMVSIPSCTREDGSETGGSSYEQINSAWGYGGLNCVVKTVSQLSGMSIPFAAKVSFGNVIDITDAIGGVDVCIGNGGMRDRYTGIDWAAGPRNVQGVEALQFLRTRYGLENGSDLARISNQQQYMSSLARKLVSEEVLTNPSTLLRLATTVVDNVTPSQSLTNPVTMVQIARAVQGVPFEEMVFVRYPVFDDPSNANRVVPDEAAAEQLWAALEANQPLQLTSDPNLSGGVITADPAPTDAPVEGEPTEPTEPVEPTEGAAPVEPAPTETAAVLPDSIQGQTAAQETCSAGNLSG, encoded by the coding sequence GTGAGTCAGACGAGCAGAGCCGGTGCGCGCGGGCGCAAGACGGTCGCCCGACACGGCCGGCTGCGGTCGCCGCATCCGTTCGCCTCGCTGATGAAGATGCTCGGCATCGTGGTCGCGGTCGTCCTGGTCTCGGGACTCGGCGTCAGCGCCTACGCCTACTACGACCTGACGACGAGTTTCGCGTCGGACGCGGTCGAGCTCGAGGGTCAGGGGTCGGTTCCGCCCGACATCGGGGCGATCGAGGGTGGGGTCAACCTGCTGCTCGTGGGCACCGACGAGTGCGAGCCGGAGTATGCGTATCTGTTCGGCGACCGCTGCACCGGACCCGACGCCGAGGGCCAGCTCAACGACGTCAACATGCTGCTTCACATCTCCGACAATCCGCGCCGGGTGACGGTCATCTCGTTCCCGCGCGACCTCATGGTGTCGATCCCCTCCTGCACGCGTGAAGACGGCAGCGAGACGGGCGGGTCGAGCTACGAGCAGATCAACTCCGCATGGGGCTACGGGGGACTCAACTGCGTGGTGAAGACGGTGTCGCAGCTGAGCGGCATGAGCATCCCCTTCGCCGCCAAGGTCAGCTTCGGCAACGTCATCGACATCACCGACGCGATCGGCGGTGTGGACGTCTGCATCGGCAACGGGGGAATGCGCGACCGCTACACCGGTATCGACTGGGCGGCCGGCCCTCGCAACGTCCAGGGCGTGGAGGCCCTGCAGTTCCTGCGCACCCGGTACGGGCTCGAGAACGGCAGCGACCTCGCCCGCATCAGCAACCAGCAGCAGTACATGTCATCGCTCGCGCGGAAGCTCGTCAGTGAGGAGGTGCTGACGAACCCCTCGACGCTGCTGCGGCTGGCGACCACCGTCGTGGACAACGTGACCCCCTCGCAGAGCCTCACCAACCCGGTGACGATGGTGCAGATCGCACGCGCCGTGCAGGGCGTGCCGTTCGAGGAGATGGTGTTCGTTCGCTATCCCGTCTTCGACGACCCCTCCAACGCGAACCGCGTGGTGCCGGATGAGGCGGCCGCGGAGCAGCTGTGGGCGGCCCTCGAGGCCAACCAGCCGTTGCAGCTGACGAGCGACCCGAACCTCAGCGGTGGTGTCATCACGGCCGACCCCGCTCCGACCGATGCGCCTGTGGAGGGCGAGCCCACCGAGCCGACCGAGCCCGTGGAGCCCACCGAGGGCGCCGCGCCCGTCGAGCCGGCACCGACCGAGACCGCGGCGGTCCTGCCGGACTCGATCCAGGGTCAGACCGCCGCGCAGGAGACCTGCTCGGCCGGCAACCTCTCGGGCTGA
- a CDS encoding HAD hydrolase family protein gives MTAESAETGLPDTGEIERTEQEEAAELVEDLATGPDRPDAAGQRLLIVLDIDGTVLLEDETLSPGVVDAVAHAGSAGHEVMLATGRSWESTRGILRVLDIAPEYVVCSNGAMVMKRVDADEVRYERWHTETFDATEVLRLLREHLPDARYMVELPDGSRLYTEYLEDWNLAGARRVSFDELVAQPVCRVVVVSPGDSEDDFIELVERVGLNEVSYAVGWTAWLDVAPQGVDKGTALELVRKELGIDPSRVLVMGDGRNDVGMFEWALQHGGRAVAMEQGPDEVRAAAGEVTSTVQAGGVAAILRAL, from the coding sequence ATGACCGCCGAGTCTGCCGAGACCGGCCTCCCTGACACGGGCGAGATCGAACGCACCGAGCAGGAGGAGGCTGCCGAGCTCGTCGAGGATCTCGCGACGGGACCCGACCGACCGGATGCCGCAGGCCAACGCCTTCTCATCGTGCTCGACATCGACGGCACCGTCCTCCTCGAAGACGAGACGCTCAGCCCCGGCGTCGTCGACGCCGTCGCGCATGCCGGCTCCGCCGGCCACGAGGTGATGCTCGCCACCGGACGCAGCTGGGAGTCCACCCGAGGCATCCTCCGTGTCCTCGACATCGCCCCCGAGTACGTGGTCTGCTCCAACGGCGCGATGGTGATGAAGCGCGTCGACGCCGATGAGGTGCGTTACGAGCGGTGGCACACCGAGACCTTCGACGCCACCGAGGTGCTGCGCCTGCTGCGCGAGCACCTCCCCGACGCGCGGTACATGGTCGAGCTGCCCGACGGCAGCCGCCTCTACACCGAGTACCTCGAGGACTGGAACCTCGCCGGCGCCCGCAGGGTGTCGTTCGACGAGCTCGTCGCGCAGCCGGTCTGCCGTGTCGTCGTGGTCTCGCCCGGCGACAGCGAAGACGACTTCATCGAGCTCGTCGAGCGCGTCGGGCTCAACGAGGTGTCGTACGCGGTCGGCTGGACGGCGTGGCTGGATGTCGCACCCCAGGGCGTCGACAAGGGGACCGCGCTCGAGCTCGTCCGCAAGGAGCTGGGCATCGACCCGTCGCGCGTGCTCGTGATGGGCGACGGGCGCAACGACGTCGGCATGTTCGAGTGGGCGCTCCAGCACGGCGGCCGCGCCGTGGCGATGGAGCAGGGGCCCGACGAGGTGCGGGCTGCTGCCGGCGAGGTCACGAGCACCGTGCAGGCCGGCGGCGTGGCCGCCATCCTCCGCGCGCTCTGA
- the serS gene encoding serine--tRNA ligase produces the protein MIDPVLLRDNPELVKRSQEARGESADTVDAALDADRARRAAITAFEELRAAQNAHGKRVAQAPKDEKAALVAEAKELSERVKTAQHAVTAAEEAADAAFARIENIVIDGVPAGGEDDFVTLRTHGETPTFDFAPRDHLELGELLGAIDMERGTKVSGSRFYFLTGIGARLELALMTLALDRALQAGFTPLVPPTLVRPEVMRGTGFLGQHADEVYHLEEDDLYLVGTSEVPLAGYHMDEILDLSRGAKRYAGWSTCYRREAGSYGKDTRGIIRVHQFNKLEMFVYTTVDEAEAEHQRLADMQEGMLQDLGLSYRVIDVAAGDLGSSAARKYDIEAWVPTQNAYRELTSTSNCTTYQARRLNIRHRLPADEGGKTQFVATLNGTLATTRWIVAMLETHQRADGSVVVPEVLRPYLGGLEVIEPVS, from the coding sequence GTGATCGATCCCGTGCTTCTCCGCGACAATCCCGAGCTGGTCAAGCGCTCGCAGGAGGCACGGGGGGAGTCGGCGGACACCGTCGATGCCGCCCTCGACGCCGACCGCGCCCGCCGCGCCGCCATCACCGCGTTCGAGGAACTGCGCGCGGCGCAGAACGCGCACGGCAAGCGGGTGGCGCAGGCTCCCAAAGACGAGAAGGCCGCCCTCGTGGCCGAGGCGAAGGAACTCAGCGAGCGCGTCAAGACGGCCCAGCACGCCGTGACCGCCGCGGAGGAAGCCGCCGACGCCGCTTTCGCGCGCATCGAGAACATCGTCATCGACGGGGTGCCCGCCGGTGGTGAAGACGACTTCGTGACCCTCCGCACGCACGGTGAGACGCCGACGTTCGACTTCGCACCACGCGACCACCTCGAGCTCGGTGAGCTCCTCGGGGCGATCGACATGGAGCGCGGCACGAAGGTGTCGGGCAGCCGGTTCTATTTCCTCACCGGCATCGGCGCGCGCCTGGAGCTCGCGCTCATGACCCTCGCCCTCGACCGCGCGCTGCAGGCCGGATTCACGCCCCTCGTGCCGCCGACTCTGGTGCGCCCCGAGGTGATGCGCGGCACCGGATTCCTCGGTCAGCACGCCGACGAGGTGTACCACCTCGAGGAGGACGACCTCTATCTCGTGGGCACGAGCGAGGTTCCCCTCGCCGGCTACCACATGGACGAGATCCTCGACCTCTCCCGGGGTGCCAAGCGCTACGCCGGCTGGTCGACCTGCTACCGCCGCGAGGCGGGTTCGTACGGCAAGGACACCCGGGGCATCATCCGCGTCCACCAGTTCAACAAGCTGGAGATGTTCGTCTACACCACCGTCGATGAGGCCGAGGCCGAGCACCAGCGTCTCGCCGACATGCAAGAGGGCATGCTGCAGGATCTCGGCCTGTCGTACCGGGTGATCGACGTCGCCGCCGGCGACCTCGGCTCCAGCGCCGCACGCAAGTACGACATCGAGGCGTGGGTGCCCACCCAGAACGCCTACCGCGAGCTGACCTCGACCTCCAACTGCACGACGTACCAGGCGCGGCGCCTGAACATCCGGCACCGGCTGCCGGCCGACGAGGGCGGCAAGACGCAATTCGTCGCGACCCTCAACGGCACCCTCGCCACCACCCGGTGGATCGTGGCGATGCTCGAGACCCACCAGCGCGCCGACGGCTCGGTGGTCGTGCCCGAGGTGCTCCGCCCCTACCTCGGCGGCCTCGAGGTCATCGAGCCGGTGTCATGA
- a CDS encoding diacylglycerol/lipid kinase family protein, giving the protein MPGGQNDNEEAPDRADPPHPSDAVYSDGPDEPELEAADEELAEQAEEIAQGDLPEGDAMAGDLLDDEEMDSGESSSDASGSTGAPDPTEAAAPDDVIREPDDVEPDTTDGEEGEARRVSAEGEPEPMADTEGRPSPKAALVYNPIKVDADDLRARVERAANEAGWSEPLFYETTVDDLGDDVTRQALKEGVTAVLVAGGDGTVRAVAEAMTGTGVPLTIVPSGTGNLLARNLLLPLDNPDAMIRATFDGDSLAMDVGFASLRRQDGKVDEHAFVVMGGMGLDAAMIANTNPKLKKQVGWVAYVDGVARSLPAAKPFRLMYQLPQRRIHAARVQSVLFANCGSLPAGLELIPEASVADGNLDIVFIQPKGLLGWIFVWRRVAWDNSFLRRFRSGRRVMALRTKDNAVRYSRGLGVDLATSEPHPVQLDGDEFGEAAQVRVRLEPASLLLALPRGHKVEGL; this is encoded by the coding sequence ATGCCAGGGGGACAGAACGACAACGAAGAGGCGCCCGACCGCGCCGACCCGCCGCACCCGTCCGATGCGGTGTACTCCGACGGCCCCGACGAGCCCGAGCTCGAGGCCGCCGACGAGGAGCTCGCCGAGCAGGCCGAGGAGATCGCGCAGGGTGACCTGCCGGAGGGCGACGCCATGGCGGGCGACCTTCTCGACGACGAGGAGATGGACAGCGGCGAGTCGTCTTCGGACGCCTCGGGCTCGACCGGCGCCCCCGACCCGACCGAGGCCGCCGCTCCCGACGACGTCATCCGCGAGCCCGACGACGTCGAGCCCGACACCACCGACGGCGAAGAGGGCGAAGCCCGCCGCGTGTCGGCGGAGGGCGAACCCGAGCCGATGGCCGACACCGAGGGGCGCCCGAGCCCGAAGGCGGCCCTGGTGTACAACCCCATCAAGGTCGACGCCGACGACCTGCGTGCACGCGTCGAGCGCGCCGCGAATGAGGCGGGCTGGTCGGAGCCGCTGTTCTACGAGACCACGGTCGACGACCTCGGCGACGATGTCACCCGCCAGGCTCTAAAGGAAGGTGTGACCGCCGTGCTCGTCGCCGGTGGCGATGGCACCGTGCGCGCCGTGGCCGAGGCGATGACCGGCACCGGCGTTCCCCTGACGATCGTTCCGAGCGGCACCGGAAACCTCCTCGCCCGCAATCTCCTCCTCCCCCTCGACAACCCCGACGCGATGATCCGGGCGACCTTCGACGGCGATTCGCTGGCGATGGATGTCGGCTTCGCCAGCCTCCGACGCCAGGACGGGAAGGTCGACGAGCACGCGTTCGTCGTCATGGGCGGCATGGGCCTCGACGCCGCGATGATCGCCAACACCAACCCCAAACTGAAGAAGCAGGTCGGCTGGGTGGCGTACGTCGACGGCGTGGCGCGGTCGCTTCCGGCCGCGAAGCCGTTCCGGCTGATGTACCAGCTGCCGCAGCGCCGCATCCACGCGGCGCGCGTGCAGAGCGTGCTGTTCGCCAACTGCGGGTCACTCCCGGCGGGACTCGAGCTCATCCCCGAGGCGTCGGTCGCCGACGGCAACCTCGACATCGTCTTCATCCAGCCCAAGGGCCTCCTCGGCTGGATCTTCGTCTGGCGCCGGGTCGCCTGGGACAACAGCTTCCTCCGGCGGTTCCGCAGCGGGCGGCGCGTGATGGCCCTGCGGACGAAGGACAACGCCGTGCGCTACTCGCGCGGCCTCGGCGTGGACCTGGCGACCTCCGAGCCCCACCCCGTGCAGCTCGACGGCGACGAGTTCGGCGAGGCCGCCCAGGTGCGCGTGCGACTGGAGCCCGCCTCGCTTTTGCTCGCCCTCCCCCGCGGGCACAAGGTCGAGGGGCTCTGA
- a CDS encoding cryptochrome/photolyase family protein, with amino-acid sequence MAAPSIVWFRDDLRLGDNPALRAALDRDAPVIGVYVLDEDSAGVRPLGGAARWWLHHSLTSLGDDLAAKGASLVLRRGAASDVLPALVADTGAGAVFWNRRYSLPERDIDADLKASLREDGVTVESFAASLLFEPWTVKTGAGKPFSVYSPFWRACLSLPAPRAPLPEPREVPGFSGRVDSDDLDSWELLPTDPDWAGGLRERWTPGEAAAKRRLKEFIAGDLAGYDRSRDEPASGSTSMLSPRLRWGELSPYQIWDAAVDEGNPRRFLSELGWREFAWHTLFHHPDLATVNLRREFDAFPWPRLKPSHLRAWQRGETGVALVDAGMKELWVSGWMHNRVRMVTASFLIKNLLIDWRRGEEWFWDCLVDADAANNPFSWQWVAGSGADAAPYFRVFNPELQAEKFDPKRAYIRKWAPEHVSDDAPAPLVDLKESRKAALEAYEEVKRAPR; translated from the coding sequence ATGGCTGCGCCCTCGATCGTCTGGTTCCGCGACGACCTCCGCCTCGGTGACAACCCCGCGCTGCGGGCGGCGCTCGACCGGGACGCCCCCGTCATCGGCGTCTACGTGCTCGACGAGGACTCCGCGGGCGTGCGCCCGCTCGGTGGGGCAGCGAGGTGGTGGCTCCACCACTCGCTGACCTCGCTCGGCGACGACCTCGCCGCCAAGGGGGCGAGCCTCGTGCTGCGGCGGGGCGCGGCATCCGATGTCCTTCCCGCTCTCGTCGCCGACACCGGTGCCGGGGCCGTGTTTTGGAACCGGCGCTACAGCCTGCCGGAACGCGACATCGACGCCGATCTGAAGGCGAGCCTGCGCGAGGACGGTGTCACGGTCGAGTCGTTCGCCGCCTCGCTGCTGTTCGAGCCGTGGACGGTGAAGACCGGCGCCGGCAAGCCGTTCTCGGTCTACAGCCCGTTCTGGCGGGCGTGCCTGTCGCTGCCGGCGCCGCGGGCGCCGCTTCCCGAACCCCGCGAGGTGCCGGGATTCTCAGGACGCGTCGACTCCGACGATCTCGACTCGTGGGAGCTGCTTCCCACCGATCCCGACTGGGCGGGCGGGCTGCGCGAGCGGTGGACACCGGGCGAGGCGGCGGCGAAGCGTCGACTGAAGGAGTTCATCGCCGGCGACCTCGCCGGTTACGACCGGAGCCGCGACGAACCGGCGTCGGGGTCGACGTCGATGCTGTCGCCGCGCCTGCGCTGGGGCGAGCTCAGCCCGTACCAGATCTGGGATGCCGCGGTCGACGAGGGGAACCCGCGCCGGTTCCTCTCCGAGCTCGGCTGGCGCGAATTCGCCTGGCACACCCTGTTCCACCACCCCGACCTCGCGACGGTGAACCTCCGCCGCGAGTTCGACGCCTTCCCGTGGCCCCGGCTGAAGCCCTCGCACCTGCGGGCGTGGCAGCGGGGCGAGACCGGGGTCGCGCTCGTCGACGCCGGGATGAAGGAGCTCTGGGTCTCGGGTTGGATGCACAACCGGGTGCGGATGGTGACGGCGTCGTTCCTCATCAAGAACCTCCTCATCGACTGGCGCCGCGGCGAGGAGTGGTTCTGGGACTGCCTGGTCGACGCGGATGCCGCGAACAACCCCTTCAGCTGGCAGTGGGTCGCGGGATCGGGCGCCGACGCCGCACCGTATTTCCGGGTGTTCAACCCCGAGCTGCAGGCCGAGAAGTTCGATCCGAAGCGGGCGTACATCCGCAAATGGGCGCCCGAGCACGTCTCGGACGACGCCCCCGCGCCCCTCGTCGACCTCAAGGAGTCGCGCAAGGCGGCGCTCGAGGCGTACGAGGAGGTCAAGCGCGCGCCGCGCTGA
- a CDS encoding NADPH-dependent F420 reductase: MPERAPRLAPHMTTIGIIGAGHIGSQLARAFTGVGYDVVIANSRGPETLKDLVDEVGPKLRAATAEEAAEAADIAVVTVPLKAIGAIPVEPLAGKIVLDTNNYYFERDGHIEALDRGETTTSQLLQDHLPTSKVVKAFNNILSSQITTDGSPAGTPNRRALGTASDFPEAVETMTRLYDELGFDTVNAGPLSESWRLERDRPGYGQRQTAEEMRENLARANRLP, from the coding sequence ATGCCCGAACGGGCACCTCGGTTGGCCCCACACATGACCACCATCGGAATCATCGGCGCCGGACACATCGGCAGCCAGCTCGCCCGCGCATTCACCGGAGTCGGCTACGACGTCGTCATCGCGAACTCCCGCGGACCCGAGACCCTGAAGGATCTCGTGGACGAGGTCGGCCCGAAGCTCCGCGCCGCCACCGCAGAAGAAGCCGCCGAGGCCGCTGATATCGCCGTCGTGACGGTGCCGCTCAAGGCGATCGGCGCGATCCCGGTCGAACCGCTCGCCGGCAAGATCGTTCTCGACACCAACAACTACTACTTCGAGCGCGACGGGCACATCGAGGCCCTCGACCGGGGCGAGACCACGACCTCGCAGCTCCTTCAGGACCACCTTCCGACCTCGAAGGTCGTCAAGGCGTTCAACAACATCCTGTCCTCGCAGATCACCACCGACGGCTCGCCCGCGGGAACACCGAATCGCCGGGCGCTGGGCACCGCGAGCGACTTCCCCGAGGCCGTCGAGACGATGACCCGCCTCTACGACGAGCTCGGATTCGACACCGTCAATGCCGGCCCGCTCAGCGAGTCGTGGCGTCTCGAGCGCGACCGCCCGGGGTACGGGCAGCGTCAGACCGCAGAAGAGATGCGCGAGAACCTCGCCCGCGCGAACCGCCTCCCCTGA